The DNA window GAAGGAAATGTGCAGATCAATGAAATTATTCAGACTGTTGCTGATTCTGAAATCCCTATCATGGATGCGTCTGAATCTGACATACACTTGGCCAGGCTCAGTTAGTCAGTTACATGAATGGTAGAGTATACCTCATGAACTGTTGCCATTCCACTGCTTTACTGATGGAATCTGGAAGACCAAAATGAAGTAAACCGAGAGTACAGTTCTGCAAATCCATCGAATCCTGTTCGCCCTTGGATGACGAAGACGAACTGAGACGGTCCAACACCAACGGCATGTGCAGCTAGTGTTTCCATCAACTGCTGTCTCAACCTGACTGGGACACAGTACTGCTTACAGTAAAAGAAGGGATTTGGGGGAATTGTTCAGAGATGTATAGGTAATAAAAACTCGAGGAAGATCCAGAGTACTGTACTCGCTACATTTGAAGTGAAGCATTTCACATGAACATTTTAAGAGATTCTACATTTCTGGATGCCTATGACTACGATGCTGTTCTGACTTGTAAAAGCACACATCCACAAATATTCTGTGCTCCGTGCCAGCAGTTACCGTTTTACCCACGCCATTCTTGTGGAAAACCTCACATACTGGCAACAAGGTCTCAGCCTACTATATGTCCTTAACAGTCTGCACCCGGTGGCATCTATCTGCGGCCACGTTTGCGCAGGAGAGGGTGGGGATGAATGAACCTACGACCACCATGTACACAAGATTACTATATCTTCAGGACCTCTGCTACGATCGGAGCATTCCATGCTGTACACCCTTCTGCTCAAAGCCAATCATATCGAAGATCCATTTTGAAAGCTGCTACTGCCGCTGTGCCGCACCACCAGGGGCCACCTCAGAAGCTTGCAACGCGAGTGAAAGTTCCAGCTGTTGCAAAGGGACACACATTAGTTAGACAAGTGTGGGGAGAAAGAAAAATAGAAATGAAAAGGAGGCACAGGCATATAAAACTCTTGTGAGAGACAGACCATGGTTTGCATTAGTATTGCACATGACAAATAGTTGAGGATAACATTAAACAGGACAATTTGTAGAGCTGAATAAAACTTACTAGCACGATCTCTGGGGCAACAGATCACTAAATTCAGTGTTCAGATGGGTCAGGACGATGTCCATAGCATATTGCTTTTGCCCATAGATCCAACCGCTGCTTACTGGTCAGAAAAAAAAGGTACATGTATACCAAATAAATACTAGATTTACTCTGCACTAAAGTAAGTAGGACGCGAACAGCACAAAACACTTTCAGAAGTATGATCATACCAACTTCCATTGCATTTTCATTTCTTTTAAGCTCTTCGACTATCCGAATGCAGTAGTCTATACCTGAACAATTTCGGGTGAGATCACATTGGGAGCTAATAATACATATAGAAAGGAAGAGCATATTGCATTGCAAGTTGGTTAAGGCCTTAGGCAGTGGAAACTAGAAAGATATCTCAACTAGATAATGCATTCTCTGAAATCAGCTAAATGTGTTAAAAACTTACGCATACCATCGGATTGACTATCTGTGCAGATTCCTGTAATGCCAATCACTCTGTTGCCGTGAAAAGCTTCCTGTTAAGAGCAGGGTGACTATAGAATTAGAAAAAAATGGGTTAAAATGTGCAATATACCCATGATGTAGGAATCAAAATGTAAATACCATGCTCTCAAGAAGATATGCGATATATGGAAGCCCACTTGCAACTGGGTGTACAATGACGCTGAAGTGCTCAGCAGGTGTTATTGCAGGGAGGACTACAGGTTCCCCAGACTGGTCAACCATCAAACGGATCTATTGTAACATGTAGGTACATAGCTGTGTAAGGCTGTAGGCAAAAAGGAGAATTGAAATCTATAAAATTACTGAAGATAATGCTAATGAGAACAAGGAGTTACCTCACGGAATCCAGTAGCATAGGTAGAGGCATCACAATCTGTTATGCACACAAGGACATGAAAAATTAGTGATAAAATCATGTGATGTAACCCAAGAAACTGAAGGAACAATTCTTACGGATGATGCGCCCGTGGCAGTGCTTTACCAGTTCTTCTACAATTGAGAACACCCAAGAAATGGCTGCAAAAAGTATTGTTTAAGAGTACATATCTAGACAGCAAACAGAAAAACACAAAAGAAAGTGGGATACCAATTGCATTCCAATCAGAAACTATCCCTCTCATATCGACAACACCATCTACAAAAAAGATCGCCTGCGGAACACATGATTTTTCAGTTAATATAACAAGGCAAAAAGATCGCCTGCGGAACACATGATTTTTCAGTTAATATAACAAGGCCCAAAGGAAATATGCATATGAAGTAAACTAAAGATACAAACATGCATGAGTGCGCAATACAGCCTAATCTTATGGAATTAGTTTGACATCAAAACCAAAGCATTAAAACTGCTCTGATTCAAATTCACTCCAGAACAAGTTTTCGGAGATAACCCCAGAAAAAGGTAGGTACTTCCAGAATTGGGCAACTGTCACTACCATTGCAATCAACAAGCTTTTTTCTATCATATTCACAGGTGAGACAGCATAATATGTTCTGCCGGGTAAGATTTCATGTTCAACAAGACGGCGCCACTCAAAGTACCAGACTATGTCTTCTGCTAATCACTATCCACCGTAGGGATCTTAACTGATAGATGCATTCATGACTTTTGCTTTTTCAAACAGCAGGAGTATATTCGTGGGTCATGGCCATACTACGCAATGTGCAAGAATGCTTTTAGGAGGCCAATATTTTTGTATAATTAAAGTAAATAAAGAAAACTCCAGGTCTGTTTGCTACAAACAAGATATCTCAGGTAGCACCACACAGAAACAAACAAAATATCTTCTCTTAACAGAATTCTCTGTTCTAATAGTTGAACTTGAAATAAGATTTATTAAAAGAGTCAAAATAATATGTACATGAACTCAAAACGATTTGGTGAAAATCTCAAATAGTAACAAAGGGATTCATCCAAGGATCAATGTTTATTGTAAAACAGTATATATTAAACATGAAGAAACCTTGCTAAACTATTCTTCAGTACGAAGATTACAGAACCCATTGCAGATATATTATGACCGGAAGAGAGCTATTCTTCAGTTCAAGTTATAGAACTAATTTCAGATAAACCAAGGAAATCTTTTCATAGGTTAAGTTTGACAAGATCACTATATTATTACTGCTAATAAAGAGAATATTTCTAGCTATGTCGACGTTAAGATGAGTCAGCAAGAACTGTTCTTGCACCATAATTCCTATGTTCTTGGAAGGAACACTACACTCACAGAAACATAACCCGAAAGAATAGCAGGGTGCAGGACAACAACGCAAGGCACGGGGACCAAATCTTTGGTGCGAAGAAAAGGGGCAGAACATTTGACCAGTCAATCAAGAACTACCCCCGAGAAGCCTACTACAGCACCAGACGCTCCAATTTATTTGGCTAGTTCAAAGTGCTCTTCCCTGCAAAATAAGACCAACTTCTACAGAATTCCTTCAATAAAACAGCCCAATTCATCAAGAACCCTCTCCTTTTCGTACCAAGA is part of the Panicum hallii strain FIL2 chromosome 2, PHallii_v3.1, whole genome shotgun sequence genome and encodes:
- the LOC112882941 gene encoding uncharacterized protein LOC112882941 isoform X1, with translation MSGVILDPDEGTFEDCKDEATAIFFVDGVVDMRGIVSDWNAIAISWVFSIVEELVKHCHGRIIHCDASTYATGFREIRLMVDQSGEPVVLPAITPAEHFSVIVHPVASGLPYIAYLLESMEAFHGNRVIGITGICTDSQSDGIDYCIRIVEELKRNENAMEVAGTFTRVASF
- the LOC112882941 gene encoding uncharacterized protein LOC112882941 isoform X2 is translated as MSGVILDPDEGTFEDCKDEATAIFFVDGVVDMRGIVSDWNAIAISWVFSIVEELVKHCHGRIIHCDASTYATGFREIRLMVDQSGEPVVLPAITPAEHFSVIVHPVASGLPYIAYLLESMEAFHGNRVIGITGICTDSQSDGMHYCIRIVEELKRNENAMEVAGTFTRVASF